A DNA window from Carassius auratus strain Wakin linkage group LG48F, ASM336829v1, whole genome shotgun sequence contains the following coding sequences:
- the LOC113068671 gene encoding beta-1,4-galactosyltransferase 5-like codes for MPTHMRLRRRSFLGLLFLFSLSTSALYFIYSAPGIVNEYLFMAQARGIQIRENVRNMGAQVLEQMVRSAYNINGTDYTYEFNLSETDVPSTPYLPEGFTYMPDQVCPEKLPSMKGQLKVNVSEIALDEVEKLLKQEDPSLSRGGHWKPHDCLPRWKVAILVPFRKRHEHLPILFRHLIPALQRQRLQFAFYIIEQAGNEPFNRAMLFNVGFKEAMKDLNWDCVIFHDVDHILENDRNYYGCGEMPRHFAVKLNKYSYMLPYEEFFGGVSGLTVEQFRKINGFPNAFWGWGGEDDDLWKRVQFAGYNVSRPHGDIGRYMSIPHHHRGEVQFLGRYKLLHRSKERQSLDGLNNLNYSPLVSRRSLYTNVSVTLSRDLAPVADY; via the exons tGAATGAGTACCTGTTCATGGCTCAGGCCCGTGGAATCCAGATCCGGGAGAATGTGAGGAACATGGGAGCTCAGGTCCTTGAGCAGATGGTGCGCAGTGCTTACAACATCAACGGCACAG ACTACACATATGAGTTTAACTTGAGTGAGACAGATGTCCCCAGCACTCCTTACCTCCCGGAGGGCTTCACATACATGCCTGATCAGGTCTGCCCGGAGAAACTGCCCTCCATGA AGGGCCAGCTGAAGGTGAACGTGAGTGAGATCGCTCTAGACGAGGTTGAGAAACTTCTCAAGCAGGAAGATCCAAGTCTGTCACGTGGAGGCCACTGGAAACCGCACGACTGTCTCCCACGATGGAAG GTGGCCATCTTGGTTCCTTTCCGAAAGCGTCATGAGCACCTTCCCATACTTTTCCGGCATCTGATCCCAGCGCTCCAGAGGCAGAGACTGCAGTTCGCTTTCTACATCATTGAACAG GCAGGAAATGAACCGTTCAATCGTGCCATGCTGTTTAACGTCGGTTTCAAAGAGGCCATGAAGGACTTGAACTGGGATTGTGTAATATTTCACGATGTTGACCACATTCTGGAAAATGACCGCAACTACTATGGTTGTGGTGAGATGCCGAGACACTTTGCGGTCAAACTCAACAAGTACTCTTACAT GCTTCCCTATGAGGAGTTCTTTGGTGGTGTGAGTGGACTCACCGTGGAGCAGTTCAGGAAGATAAACGGCTTTCCCAATGCATTCTGGGGCTGGGGAGGGGAAGACGACGACCTTTGGAAGAG GGTTCAGTTTGCTGGCTACAACGTGAGTCGGCCTCATGGAGACATCGGTCGTTACATGTCTATTCCACACCACCACCGCGGGGAAGTCCAGTTTCTGGGCCG ATACAAGTTGCTGCATAGATCCAAGGAGAGACAGAGCCTGGACGGCCTGAATAACTTGAATTACTCCCCTCTAGTGTCCCGGAGGAGTCTGTACACTAATGTGTCAGTGACGCTCAGTCGAGACCTGGCGCCTGTCGCCGATTACTGA